From a region of the Lactuca sativa cultivar Salinas chromosome 4, Lsat_Salinas_v11, whole genome shotgun sequence genome:
- the LOC111906393 gene encoding transcription factor bHLH18 isoform X1 yields the protein MDLSPVWLSEMETEDIGFMNSDEISQLYDTIIDNFSVDSFSSECNTENMTTIDQSFQKRCSVIPKQSPTPEPLIATTLPSSNTFTISFGDLKPKNEMLQINDSLGYEASGATKIPIISRNPIQAQDHVLAERKRREKLNRHFISLSSLIPKLKKMDKASVLEDASSYIKELQDRVKELEGLSGTKRKNVQESVISIRRSRLSTSDDEYYSSDETNSEDNTHLSKLSPEIEVRMSGSSVLVKIQCQKNFSSLTKALTQMQNLGLSIISSSAMPFAKTTLLINIVAQVYMNSETLITINDNNSEISPHI from the exons ATGGATTTGTCACCAGTATGGTTATCAGAAATG GAAACGGAAGATATAGGATTCATGAATAGTGATGAGATAAGCCAACTTTATGACACTATTATTGATAACTTCAGTGTTGATTCATTTTCCTCAGAATGCAATACAGAAAACATGACAACTATCGACCAATCTTTTCAGAAAAGATGCAGTGTAATTCCGAAACAATCTCCAACCCCAGAACCCCTTATTGCTACTACTCTTCCCTCTTCCAACACtttcaccatatcttttggagaTCTAAAACCTAAAAACGAGATGCTCCAGATTAATGATTCACTCGGATATGAAGCTAGTGGTGCCACAAAGATTCCAATAATTTCAAGAAATCCGATTCAGGCACAAGATCATGTTTTGGCAGAGAGGAAGAGAAGAGAAAAGTTGAATCGACACTTCATTTCCTTATCTTCCCTCATCCCTAAGCTTAAGAAG ATGGACAAGGCATCTGTGCTTGAAGATGCATCTAGTTACATAAAAGAGCTTCAAGATCGGGTGAAGGAACTTGAGGGATTATCAGGAACAAAGAGAAAGAATGTTCAAGAATCTGTTATTTCCATAAGGAGGTCTAGGCTTAGTACTAGTGATGATGAATACTACTCATCTGATGAAACGAACTCTGAAGACAATACTCATCTTTCCAAATTGTCACCTGAGATTGAAGTTCGGATGTCAGGAAGCAGTGTGCTTGTAAAGATTCAGTGTCAGAAAAACTTTTCTTCCTTGACGAAAGCATTAACCCAGATGCAAAACCTCGGATTGTCGATCATCAGTAGCAGTGCGATGCCTTTTGCGAAGACCACACTTCTAATCAATATTGTTGCTCAGGTATACATGAATTCTGAAACCCTAATCACGATTAATGATAACAATAGTGAAATTAGTCCCCATATCTAA
- the LOC111906393 gene encoding transcription factor bHLH18 isoform X2, producing the protein MDLSPVWLSEMETEDIGFMNSDEISQLYDTIIDNFSVDSFSSECNTENMTTIDQSFQKRCSVIPKQSPTPEPLIATTLPSSNTFTISFGDLKPKNEMLQINDSLGYEASGATKIPIISRNPIQAQDHVLAERKRREKLNRHFISLSSLIPKLKKMDKASVLEDASSYIKELQDRVKELEGLSGTKRKNVQESVISIRRSRLSTSDDEYYSSDETNSEDNTHLSKLSPEIEVRMSGSSVLVKIQCQKNFSSLTKALTQMQNLGLSIISSSAMPFAKTTLLINIVAQIKDDFCMTTAELVKNLQQVI; encoded by the exons ATGGATTTGTCACCAGTATGGTTATCAGAAATG GAAACGGAAGATATAGGATTCATGAATAGTGATGAGATAAGCCAACTTTATGACACTATTATTGATAACTTCAGTGTTGATTCATTTTCCTCAGAATGCAATACAGAAAACATGACAACTATCGACCAATCTTTTCAGAAAAGATGCAGTGTAATTCCGAAACAATCTCCAACCCCAGAACCCCTTATTGCTACTACTCTTCCCTCTTCCAACACtttcaccatatcttttggagaTCTAAAACCTAAAAACGAGATGCTCCAGATTAATGATTCACTCGGATATGAAGCTAGTGGTGCCACAAAGATTCCAATAATTTCAAGAAATCCGATTCAGGCACAAGATCATGTTTTGGCAGAGAGGAAGAGAAGAGAAAAGTTGAATCGACACTTCATTTCCTTATCTTCCCTCATCCCTAAGCTTAAGAAG ATGGACAAGGCATCTGTGCTTGAAGATGCATCTAGTTACATAAAAGAGCTTCAAGATCGGGTGAAGGAACTTGAGGGATTATCAGGAACAAAGAGAAAGAATGTTCAAGAATCTGTTATTTCCATAAGGAGGTCTAGGCTTAGTACTAGTGATGATGAATACTACTCATCTGATGAAACGAACTCTGAAGACAATACTCATCTTTCCAAATTGTCACCTGAGATTGAAGTTCGGATGTCAGGAAGCAGTGTGCTTGTAAAGATTCAGTGTCAGAAAAACTTTTCTTCCTTGACGAAAGCATTAACCCAGATGCAAAACCTCGGATTGTCGATCATCAGTAGCAGTGCGATGCCTTTTGCGAAGACCACACTTCTAATCAATATTGTTGCTCAG atTAAGGATGACTTTTGTATGACAACAGCAGAACTTGTAAAGAACCTACAGCAAGTTATATGA